DNA sequence from the Stigmatella aurantiaca genome:
CCAGCCCCGTCACCGTCACGAAGAAGATGTGGTCGATGTCCCGGGGCCCCAGCCCCGCCTTCTCCAGCGCCTGGAGCACCACCTTCCCGCCCAGCTCCACCGCGCAGCGGATCCACGCGTCATTGCGCTGCTGGAAGGTGGTGAGCGCCGGGTACTCCGCCAGCGGAAGCGCCAGCGAGCGGCCCGAGACGCTCACCGCGCGGTGCAGGTCCTCCAGCCGCTCGAGGTTGAAGTGCTTCTGGGCCCACAGGGCGCGCAAGGAGCCGATGAGCTCCTCCTGGGAGGCGTAGTGCGGAGGAAGGCCCCGCCCGACCGCGCGGAGAAAGGGAATCGAGGCCTGAGAAGGAACACTGGACATGGGGCTTCCACGAAAGGGGGAACCGCTGACGCACAAGGACAACACCACCCGAGGCCCCGCGCCCCAGGGCGCCTCCCTCCGATGTCCTCAGGAAGACAGACGATTCGCCCGCGCTGTCCTCCTCCCAGGGAGGGCAAGGAGGCGTAGCGGCGCTCCGGCGAATCCGTTGACCCGGCCGGGGGTGACCGATAGATCTGAAACTCCGTGTCACGGAATATCCCCATTCCAGAGGAGGCACCCGCCAACGGTGTGTCGCGGCTTCTCCAGCTCATGTACACGCTGGGCCGCCGCCACTCGCTGAGAGACCCGATCGCGGGGCTCTGCGAGCGCTTCCAGTTCACGCCGCCCCAGGTCCACACCCTGCTGTGGCTGGGCCAGGACGGCGCGCTCACCATGGGGGAGCTGGCCCGGCGGCTGGGCATCACGGAGAAGACGGTGACGGGGGTCGTCGATCGCCTCGAGCGCGAGGGCCACCTTCAGCGCGAGCGCGTCAACGAGGACCGCCGCATCGTCCGCTGCCGCCTCACCACCGCCGGCCAGGAGACCTCCCAGCAACTGCACCTGCTGGTGAATGAAGCCCTGGCGAACCTGCTGGACATCCTGGATGGCACCGAGCGCAAGGCGCTCTTCCGCATCATCGAGAAGCTCATCCGGCGGCTGGATGCCTCCCCTCCTCCCAAGGAGGACGAGGCGCCGCCCGAGGACTCAACGTAAGGGGCTCCGGGCCAGCAGCACCCGGGGATGCGCCAGCAGCGCGAAGGCCTCCCGCACCGTCCAATAGAAGCGGTCCACGGCATCCAGGCGCCCGGCGAGGGGCGCGGGGCTGGTGGCCACCTCCCACCCCTGGAGCCGGAAGTACTGGCGCGCGCGCAGCAGGTGGTACGCATCGGAGACGACCACCACGCGCCCGGCCCCCAGCCGCCGGAGCACCTCGGCGCTGAAGCGCGCGTTCTGCGCCGTGGAGTGGCTCTGCTCCTCCAGGAGACAGGCCTCCGCGGGCACCCCGAGCCGCACCGCCAGCGCGCGCATGACCTGGGCCTCCGACGGGGGATGCAGCCCGATGCCCCCGGAGAACAGCAGCCGGGGCGCCAGGCCCTGCTGGTAGAGCGCCACCGCCTTCTCCACCCGGGCCTGCAACGCGCCCGAGGCAACGCCCCCTGCCAGCACCCGCGCCCCCAGCACCACCAGCACATCCGCCGGGACCGCGCCTTCCCGCCGGCCAAAGCGGCCCACGTGCCAGGCCAGCCCGAACACCCCGCACGTCACCGCCCCGCCCAGGACGAGGAGAAGGCGCCGCAGCGCACCCGCGCGCGCGCGGAGGGAAGAAGGCGTCATGCCCGCCCCAGGGTAGGCGCCCCGCGCCCGCCCCTCACGGGGATTCGCTCCCCAAGGCACAGGTAGGCCCACGGCCTACCCTGTCGCCCCATGTCGGGGAACCGGGTGCGCAAACTTTGCGGAGCGCAAACTTTGCGGCGTGCAGCCGGTGTCCACCGTCGAGCAGCCCAGGGATCAAGCGCTGTGATTCCGGTGGCTTGCCGCCTTCACGGGCAAGGGCTGGTCTTTGCAATACTCGCGGCATCGCAGGAGGTGCGCCTTGCCAATTCATTCCCGAAGACGCGGTTTCACGCTGATCGAGGTCCTGACCGTCATCGCCATTCTCGGCGTCCTGGCCGCCATGGCCTCCACGGCCATTTACTACGGCATGGGCCGCGCGCGGATGAGCAACACCCTGTTCGACATCTCGGCGCTGATGTCGGTGGCCCAGCTTCGCGCCATCAGCCACGGCACGCCCCACTACGTCATCTTCCACCGCAACGAGCAGGGGCGCCTGCGCGCCTCGCTCGTCGAGCGGCCCACCGCCGATGACAGCGACATCGCCTGGGACAGCCTCGATCTGAGCAAGGGGCTCGGCGAGGCACTGGCCTATAACGAGGGGGGCACCCCCAGGAACGCGCTCGAGCGCGACTTCATCACGCTCGCCTCGGGCTCGGGCCCCGACGAGGGCGGCATCAGCTTCCTGGATCCCGACGCCAAGAACATCGAGCTGCCGGCGCCATTCTCCGCCATCAAGGCCACCACCGACGTCAACGCCTCGCCGCTCGATGAGCCCACCAACGAGCTGCGGGCCGGCTGCACCTTCTGCATCCTCGGCGGCGGCTCCGAGTACGGCGTCATCCGCTTCAACAGCGACGGCACGGTGACGATGCGCACGGGCCCCGAGATGGGGGGCCTCCTGTCCTTCATGAGCAACACCGCGGAGGGCAAGGACGTCGGCTACAAGCTGCTCGTCATCTCCGCGCCCGCCGGTGTCGTCCGGGTCTTCTAGCCATGCGAGCCTCTTCCATGCTCTCCGTCCGTTCCTCTCCCCGTGGCACCACCATCATCGAAGCGATGGCCGCCATGCTGGTCTTCACCGTCGGCATCCTCGGTGTGATGCAGATGAACGTGCTGGCCAGCGGCCAGAACACCCTGGCCCTCCACCAGACCACCGCCAACCGCATTGCCCGCGACCTGACGGACGCCTTCGAGCGTCTGCCCTATGATCACCCTGCCTTCCAGCCCAGTGGTCTCACCCCGGATGACATCGCCGACGACAAAATCGGCGACGGCGTGGGCTTCGATGACATCGAGGGCGGCCCGGGCCTCATCAACCTGCAGCAGGACATCATGGCCCCCGCGGGCATCCGGCCGATGCTCAGCGCCGCGGACGCCATCCAGACCGCCGAGGGCATGAGCCCCGCAGACGACAAGCCGTTCTACCAGGTCGCCTGGCGCTCGCTGCGCGTGCCCAACACGGGCTCGGTGGAGGCCGAGCGCGGCAAGCTGGACTCGCTCCGCATCCTCATCATGGTCCGCTTCCCCACCAGCAGCGGCTTCCGCCAGGTCAACTTCTGGACCATCAAGTACAACCCCGAGCTGGTCTGCGCCGGTACCTGCACGGCGTTGGAGATTTGAGCCATGCGCCTTTCCCGTCGTGGTTTCACACTGATTGAGCTGCTCGTGGGCGGCGCCGTGGGCTCGGTGGTGCTGCTGGGCATCAGCCTCACCTTCATGTCCCAGGCCCGGCAGTACCAGACACACGCCAGCCGCCGGTCCATCCAGGCCAATGCGCGCCAGGCCATGTCCTTCATGAGCCGCAACCTCCGGAGCGCCGGCTACGGCGTGAATCCGGACCGCGCCATCATCGCTTACGACTCCTACAACGCCGCCACGGACCTTGCCCAGACGGGCTATCCGGACGCGATCGCCGTTCACTCGCGGGACCTGCTGTTCCGCCGCGATATCACGTCGGCGAGCGCCAACAGCCTGACCGTCAGCACGCCGGTGGCGCGGCTCGAGCGTGGGCAGATCCTCCTGGTGCTCTGCCGCAACAGCGGCGCCGTCTCGACCACCCAGCAGCATGCCTTCGTCACCGTGGGCCAGCGGGTGGTGAACAGCACGCAGATCCCCTTGGACCCCACGGACCCTGGCTCCGCGCCCAACAGCCCCATGGCCATGCCCGGCCGGCTCTTCCATGAACAGAGCCGGCTGGAAAGCCACGCCTGTTATGACACCGCGCAGGTGGTGAAGATCCACCGCGCCGCCTTCTACGTCGCCGCCTTCGATGAGCCCGACTCCCCCCGGCGTACGCCCTACCTGATGATGCATCAGGGCACGGATCTCAACGGCGACAACATCATCAACGCCGCCGACGCGGTCCCCATCGCCGAGGGCATCGAGCAGCTGCAGGTGGCCTACATCCTCAACAGCGTGAGGAACGCGATGCCGCGGATCATCGGGGTCAACGAGGCCACCTCGCCGGAGCACTACGGCGAGGAGTGGCAGACCATGGTGCCCACCAGCATGCCGGGCCCCGACTGGTACATGCGCTGGACGCCGCCCGAGCCCCTGCCCCCCGGCTTCGAGGATCCCCGCGAGGCGGACAGCCCCGTGAACATCCGGCAGGTGCGCGTCACCCTGGTGTCGCGCAGCTCCGTGCCGGACCCCCAGCACACCGGTGACAATCTCATGCTTTCCAGCGAGGGCACCCTCATCGGCGGCATCGTGCCCTGGCGGCAGTTGGAGAACCTGAGCGTGACCGGCCTGACGCCCAACACCAAGGACTTCACGCCCCAGGAAGGCGGGTACTACCGCGTGATTCTCCGGGAGTCCGTCACCCCCAAGAACCTCCAACTCAACTCGCAGTTCATCGCCACCACCGAGGCGGGCGGCTGATCATGAAATCCTTCTCACACTCTCCCCGCGGCATGGTGCTCGTCATCGCCATGATCGTCGTCGTTCTCATCACCCTGCTCGTCGCGGGCGCCATCTCCTTCACGGGCACCGAGCGCGCCGCCGCGGAAGTGCAGACCCAGGCGGACACCATGTCCACCTGCGCGGTGGCGGCCCGCAACCTCTTCGTCTCCCGGATGCGGCCCCTGGCCCCGGCGAGCGTGGAGTTCGTGCGCATGGATGACGAGATCATCCTCGACAAGGAAAACAACATCGGCATCCGCATCTCCACCGATCACTTCAGCGGCTCGGCCACCCATGCCGTCTCCGATGCCGGCACGCCCGGTACCGAGATCCTCGCGGTGGAGAACATCAACAAGACTCGGGCTGGGGCCCTGGCGGACCGGACCCAGATCATGGGCATCGACAATGCCCCCGGCCGGACCGCCTATTCCGAGACCTATCGCATCACCGCCTTGTGCAGTGAACTCTTGGACGCTGGGGAAGTCGGCGCCCAACGTGAAATCGAATTCCTCGTCAAGGTCGGCCTCTAGCCCTCGAATCGCAAGGAGCCCCTATGCACTCCTGGACCCCCAAACTCCGCCATCTCCTCACCGGCCTCGCCCTGCTCGGCGTGGCAGGCGCTGCCTCCGCGCAACTGGGCAGCGGCACCAGCGACACGCCCGCCTGCTGCCAGCTCACCACATCGCTCATCCAGGACGTGCTGCGCGGCAATGATCCCTCCGGCGACGAGCGCTTCTTCAGCGCCGAGGGCGCGCCGCCCAACCTGCACTTCATCATCGACGTCTCCGGCTCCATGCGCGAGCTGCCGCAGATCAACAACAGCAATTACAAGGCGTTCTATGACGCCACCACGAACGGGTGCCAGAACCCCTCCCTGGATGCCTTCTCCGACAGCCACGAGTGGAACCCCTCCTTCCAGTACCCCGTTCCGGATCCGGGCACGGGCCTGGGCTCGGACACGGGCTTCATGAACCTCTTCCAGGACACCAAGTACTACGCGATGGGCGTGTGGGGCTCGTCGTCCAGTCCCACCCCCCAGTGGGGCTCCAAGGAGGAGGCCTGCCAGAAGCAGATCGGCAACTCTTGGGACAAGCCCTCCGGCTCGGCCCAGTACGCCCGGTGCCTGCAGTGCTTGAGCACCAAGGGCTACTTCAAGGTGTTCAACACCACCTCGAGCGACGAGGCGAACACGAACTTCATCCTGTGGGGGCGCTTCCTCAACTTCAACCCGCCCAAGTACGTGACCGCCAAGGCGGTGCTCAAGCAGGTCATCAAGGACCTGCGCCGGGTGCGCGTGGGCATCAGCATCTTCACCGCGACGTCCCAGAACGTGCAGAAGATGAAGCCCGCCTGCAATGAGATCCTCTCCAACCCCGAGGCCTTCTCCTCCCACCGCGCCGACTACATCGCGCGGATCAACTCGCTGGCCTTCAACACCTCCACGCCCCTGGCGCGCTCGCTGCTGAACGCCGGCTACTACTTCACCTCCAGCCAGGACATCTACAGGACGGACTTCGGCTTCGGGAACTCGTCCCCCCTGGGCTTCGCCTACCCCGCGGACTTCAAGAACGAGGTGTTGACCTCCGAGAACCGCACGGTGTGCTGGGGCTGCCAGAGCTCGTCCATCATCCTCATCACCGACGGTGAGCCCAACAACGACACGCTGGGCGGCACCGTCGTGACGAAGATCCGCGAGCTCAATGGCGGCAAGGTCAACTGCCCGCCCTCCGCGCCGTGCCCGGACGCGAGCAACGACGCCAACTACATGCTCGACGACGTGGCGAAGCTGCTGGCCAACCGGGACCTGCAGAAGAACACCCCGGCCGTCGTCGGGAGCCTGGACACCTTTGGCGATCAGTCGCTCAACATCTACACCGTCGGCTTCGGCATCAACAGCAACCTGCTGCGGAACACCGCCGAGGTGGGCAACGGGCTCTATTACACCGCCGAGGACGCCAACGCGCTCAAGGCCGCGCTCCTGTCCATCATCAACAACGTGCAGACGCGCTCCACGTCCTTCTCGGCCGTGGCCTCCAACAGCCTGCAGGTGCGCGACGCGGGCGCCACCGTCATTCCGCGGTTCAAGCCCGCGCGCAACAAGGCCCAGCCCTGGCAGGGCTACCTCTACCGCTTCAACCTGGCCTCGGAGAAGGTGCTCGGCTGCGTGCCGGGGAGCACGCCCCCCATCGCGGGGGACCTCAACGGCGACGGGGACTGCAATGACACGCACCTCATCGACAAGGACGGGCACTCCGTCATCGAGAACGAGCAGGGCGACTTCGTGAGGCTGTCGGACTCCAAGGTCCGGGCCGTGCCCTTCTGGGAGGCGGGCGCGGTGCTCAAGCCGGCCGTGAAGCCGAATGATCCGGACGATCCGGAGCG
Encoded proteins:
- a CDS encoding prepilin-type N-terminal cleavage/methylation domain-containing protein, with the protein product MPIHSRRRGFTLIEVLTVIAILGVLAAMASTAIYYGMGRARMSNTLFDISALMSVAQLRAISHGTPHYVIFHRNEQGRLRASLVERPTADDSDIAWDSLDLSKGLGEALAYNEGGTPRNALERDFITLASGSGPDEGGISFLDPDAKNIELPAPFSAIKATTDVNASPLDEPTNELRAGCTFCILGGGSEYGVIRFNSDGTVTMRTGPEMGGLLSFMSNTAEGKDVGYKLLVISAPAGVVRVF
- a CDS encoding prepilin-type N-terminal cleavage/methylation domain-containing protein, coding for MRLSRRGFTLIELLVGGAVGSVVLLGISLTFMSQARQYQTHASRRSIQANARQAMSFMSRNLRSAGYGVNPDRAIIAYDSYNAATDLAQTGYPDAIAVHSRDLLFRRDITSASANSLTVSTPVARLERGQILLVLCRNSGAVSTTQQHAFVTVGQRVVNSTQIPLDPTDPGSAPNSPMAMPGRLFHEQSRLESHACYDTAQVVKIHRAAFYVAAFDEPDSPRRTPYLMMHQGTDLNGDNIINAADAVPIAEGIEQLQVAYILNSVRNAMPRIIGVNEATSPEHYGEEWQTMVPTSMPGPDWYMRWTPPEPLPPGFEDPREADSPVNIRQVRVTLVSRSSVPDPQHTGDNLMLSSEGTLIGGIVPWRQLENLSVTGLTPNTKDFTPQEGGYYRVILRESVTPKNLQLNSQFIATTEAGG
- a CDS encoding type IV pilus modification PilV family protein, which gives rise to MRASSMLSVRSSPRGTTIIEAMAAMLVFTVGILGVMQMNVLASGQNTLALHQTTANRIARDLTDAFERLPYDHPAFQPSGLTPDDIADDKIGDGVGFDDIEGGPGLINLQQDIMAPAGIRPMLSAADAIQTAEGMSPADDKPFYQVAWRSLRVPNTGSVEAERGKLDSLRILIMVRFPTSSGFRQVNFWTIKYNPELVCAGTCTALEI
- a CDS encoding YdcF family protein encodes the protein MTPSSLRARAGALRRLLLVLGGAVTCGVFGLAWHVGRFGRREGAVPADVLVVLGARVLAGGVASGALQARVEKAVALYQQGLAPRLLFSGGIGLHPPSEAQVMRALAVRLGVPAEACLLEEQSHSTAQNARFSAEVLRRLGAGRVVVVSDAYHLLRARQYFRLQGWEVATSPAPLAGRLDAVDRFYWTVREAFALLAHPRVLLARSPLR
- a CDS encoding MarR family winged helix-turn-helix transcriptional regulator, with product MSRNIPIPEEAPANGVSRLLQLMYTLGRRHSLRDPIAGLCERFQFTPPQVHTLLWLGQDGALTMGELARRLGITEKTVTGVVDRLEREGHLQRERVNEDRRIVRCRLTTAGQETSQQLHLLVNEALANLLDILDGTERKALFRIIEKLIRRLDASPPPKEDEAPPEDST